The Mesorhizobium sp. B1-1-8 genome contains a region encoding:
- the clpB gene encoding ATP-dependent chaperone ClpB, producing the protein MNLEKYSERVRGFIQSAQTMALSRSHQQFTPEHMLKVLVDDDEGLAASLIERAGGNVRDVKLGVEAALEAMPKVEGGNGQLYLAQPLAKVFSTAEELAKKAGDSFVTVERLLQALAMEKSAKTADILAKAGVTAQALNQVINDVRKGRTADSANAEQGYDALKKYARDLTADARSGKLDPVIGRDDEIRRTIQVLSRRTKNNPVLIGEPGVGKTAIAEGLALRIVNGDVPESLKDKQLMALDMGALIAGAKYRGEFEERLKAVLNEVTSASGNIILFIDEMHTLVGAGKADGAMDASNLLKPALARGELHCVGATTLDEYRKHVEKDAALARRFQPVFVDEPTVEDTVSILRGLKEKYEQHHKVRISDSALVAAATLSNRYIADRFLPDKAIDLVDEAASRLRMQVDSKPEALDEIDRRIMQLKIEREALKVEKDDASKDRLARLEKELTDLEEESTTLTSKWQAEKQKLGLAADLKKQLDEARNELAIAQRKGEFQRAGELAYGRIPELDKKLKEAEAQDGKAGMVEEVVTPDHVAHIVSRWTGIPVDKMLEGERDKLLRMEDEIGKRVVGQGEAVQAVSKAVRRARAGLQDPNRPIGSFMFLGPTGVGKTELTKALANFLFDDETALVRIDMSEFMEKHSVARLIGAPPGYVGYEEGGALTEAVRRRPYQVVLFDEIEKAHPDVFNVLLQVLDDGRLTDGQGRTVDFRNTLIIMTSNLGAEYLVNLSEDQDVDAVRDEVMSVVRASFRPEFLNRVDEVILFHRLRRQDMDRIVEIQLKRLENLLVDRKITLSLDHDAIEWLASKGYDPAYGARPLKRVMQKELQDPLAEKILLGEVLDGSTVKVTAGSDRLNFRSKPTVVAAEAAA; encoded by the coding sequence ATGAATCTTGAAAAATATTCCGAGCGCGTGCGCGGTTTCATCCAGTCCGCGCAGACCATGGCGCTCTCGCGCAGCCACCAGCAATTCACCCCCGAACATATGCTCAAGGTGCTCGTCGACGACGACGAGGGCCTCGCCGCCTCGCTCATAGAGCGCGCCGGCGGCAATGTCCGCGACGTCAAGCTCGGCGTCGAGGCGGCGCTGGAGGCCATGCCCAAGGTGGAAGGCGGCAACGGCCAGCTCTACCTCGCCCAGCCGCTGGCCAAGGTTTTCTCGACGGCTGAGGAACTGGCCAAGAAGGCCGGCGACAGCTTCGTCACCGTCGAACGCCTGCTGCAGGCGCTCGCCATGGAGAAGTCGGCCAAGACCGCCGACATCCTGGCCAAGGCCGGCGTCACCGCGCAGGCGCTGAACCAGGTCATCAACGATGTCCGCAAGGGCCGCACCGCCGATTCGGCCAATGCCGAACAGGGCTATGATGCGCTGAAGAAGTACGCTCGGGACCTGACGGCGGACGCCCGCTCCGGCAAGCTCGACCCGGTCATCGGCCGCGACGACGAGATCCGCCGCACCATCCAGGTGCTGTCGCGGCGCACCAAGAACAATCCCGTGCTGATCGGCGAACCGGGCGTCGGCAAGACGGCGATCGCCGAAGGCCTGGCGCTGCGCATCGTCAATGGCGACGTGCCGGAATCGCTGAAGGACAAGCAGCTGATGGCGCTCGACATGGGCGCGCTGATTGCCGGCGCCAAATATCGCGGCGAGTTCGAGGAGCGGCTGAAGGCCGTGCTCAACGAAGTCACATCTGCGAGCGGCAACATCATCCTGTTCATCGACGAGATGCACACGCTGGTCGGCGCCGGCAAGGCCGATGGCGCCATGGACGCGTCGAACCTTTTGAAGCCGGCGCTGGCGCGCGGCGAACTGCACTGCGTCGGCGCCACCACGCTCGACGAATACCGCAAGCATGTCGAGAAGGACGCGGCCCTTGCCCGCCGCTTCCAGCCCGTCTTCGTCGACGAGCCGACGGTCGAGGATACCGTCTCGATCCTGCGCGGCCTGAAGGAGAAGTACGAACAGCACCACAAGGTGCGCATCTCCGATTCGGCGCTGGTGGCGGCGGCAACGCTGTCCAACCGCTACATCGCCGACCGCTTCCTGCCGGACAAGGCGATCGACCTGGTGGATGAGGCCGCGTCGCGGCTGCGGATGCAGGTCGATTCCAAGCCCGAGGCGCTGGACGAGATCGACCGCCGCATCATGCAGCTCAAGATCGAGCGCGAGGCGCTGAAGGTCGAGAAGGACGATGCCTCGAAGGACCGGCTTGCCCGGCTGGAGAAGGAACTCACCGACCTCGAGGAGGAATCGACGACGCTGACCTCGAAGTGGCAGGCCGAGAAGCAGAAGCTCGGGCTCGCGGCCGATCTGAAGAAGCAGCTCGACGAGGCGCGCAACGAACTGGCCATCGCCCAGCGCAAGGGCGAGTTCCAGCGCGCCGGCGAGCTTGCCTATGGCAGGATCCCGGAGCTGGACAAGAAGCTGAAGGAAGCCGAAGCCCAGGACGGCAAGGCCGGCATGGTGGAAGAGGTGGTCACCCCCGATCACGTCGCCCACATCGTGTCGCGCTGGACCGGCATTCCGGTCGACAAGATGCTGGAAGGCGAGCGCGACAAGCTGCTGCGCATGGAAGACGAGATCGGCAAGCGCGTCGTCGGCCAGGGCGAGGCGGTGCAGGCGGTCTCAAAGGCCGTGCGACGCGCCCGCGCCGGGCTGCAGGACCCGAACCGGCCGATCGGCTCGTTCATGTTCCTGGGGCCCACCGGCGTCGGCAAGACCGAACTCACCAAGGCGCTGGCCAACTTCCTGTTCGATGACGAGACGGCGCTGGTGCGCATCGACATGTCGGAATTCATGGAGAAGCACTCGGTCGCGCGGCTGATCGGCGCGCCTCCAGGCTATGTCGGCTATGAGGAAGGCGGCGCGCTGACCGAAGCGGTGCGGCGCCGGCCCTACCAGGTCGTGCTGTTCGACGAGATCGAGAAGGCGCATCCGGATGTCTTCAACGTGCTCTTGCAAGTGCTCGACGACGGCCGCCTGACCGATGGCCAGGGCCGCACCGTCGACTTCCGCAACACGCTGATCATCATGACCTCCAATCTCGGCGCCGAATATCTGGTCAACCTCAGTGAGGACCAGGATGTCGATGCTGTGCGCGACGAGGTGATGAGCGTGGTCAGAGCCTCGTTCCGGCCGGAGTTCCTCAACCGCGTCGACGAGGTGATCCTGTTCCACCGGCTGCGCCGGCAGGATATGGACCGCATCGTCGAGATCCAGCTCAAGCGCCTGGAGAACCTGCTCGTCGACCGCAAGATCACGCTGTCGCTGGATCACGACGCGATCGAATGGCTGGCCTCCAAGGGCTACGACCCGGCCTATGGCGCGCGGCCGCTGAAGCGGGTGATGCAGAAGGAACTGCAGGATCCTCTGGCGGAGAAGATCCTGCTTGGCGAAGTCCTCGACGGCTCGACCGTCAAGGTCACCGCCGGCTCCGACCGGCTGAACTTCCGCTCGAAGCCGACCGTGGTGGCGGCCGAAGCCGCGGCCTGA
- a CDS encoding MmcQ/YjbR family DNA-binding protein, producing MKLEDYNGFCASLPAATHVVQWGGAHVWKVGGKVFAIGGHDREGEVFVSFKCSEMAYDVLKDQPGCRPAPYLASRGMKWIQRQTSQSMDDAALKDYLRESHRLVVAKLTKQARSELGLR from the coding sequence ATGAAGCTCGAGGACTATAACGGCTTCTGTGCCTCGCTGCCCGCCGCGACGCATGTCGTGCAATGGGGCGGCGCTCATGTCTGGAAGGTCGGCGGCAAGGTGTTCGCCATCGGTGGACACGACCGGGAGGGCGAAGTCTTCGTCTCGTTCAAATGTTCCGAGATGGCCTATGATGTGCTGAAGGACCAGCCTGGTTGCCGGCCCGCGCCTTATCTCGCCTCGCGCGGCATGAAATGGATCCAGCGCCAGACAAGCCAGAGCATGGATGATGCGGCGCTGAAGGACTACCTGCGCGAAAGCCATCGCCTGGTCGTCGCGAAGCTGACGAAACAGGCGCGCAGCGAACTGGGACTGCGCTGA